In a single window of the Esox lucius isolate fEsoLuc1 chromosome 22, fEsoLuc1.pri, whole genome shotgun sequence genome:
- the ddx3xb gene encoding DEAD-box helicase 3 X-linked b isoform X3, with amino-acid sequence MSHVAVENVHGLEQQLAVLGLNNADGQGGGTGRTCYIPPHLRNKEASKNADAFSRQSTFSMAPGSYTPGGWDGGRNNGFVQNGYHDNRMNGGNRYNSGPPRMERGRGGGGYRGGRGGSYNPVQPMQNAGGFGGYDNKDVGGWNTTKDAYTSFGARPDRGKSAFFNNGTNVSRGSYPRGGFGGGGNSRWVEEPRDDEDWSKPTQANERLEQELFAGGNTGINFDNYDDIPVEATGQNCPHHIDSFQDVEMGEIIMGNIALTRYTRPTPVQKYAIPIIKNKRDLMACAQTGSGKTAAFLLPVLSQIYTEGPGEALAAQKSGGQDNGKYGRRKQYPLSLVLAPTRELALQIYEEARKFAYRSRVRPCVVYGGADIGQQIRDLERGCHLLVATPGRLVDMMERGKIGLDYCNYLVLDEADRMLDMGFEPQIRRIVEQDTMPPKGIRQTMMFSATFPKEIQILARDFLEEYIFLAVGRVGSTSENITQKVVWVEDGDKRSFLLDLLNATGKDSLTLVFVETKKGADALEDFLYREGYACTSIHGDRSQRDREEALHQFRSGRCPILVATAVAARGLDISNVKHVINFDLPSDIEEYVHRIGRTGRVGNLGLATSFFNDKNGNITKDLLDILVEAKQEVPSWLESLAYEHQHKSNTRGRSKRFSSGGFGARDYRQTSGGSSSTGGFGGRGGRQPSGHGGNRGFGGGGGGFGGNFYSSDGYGGSYTHQGGVDWWGN; translated from the exons ATACTCCTGGCGGTTGGGATGGGGGACGCAACAATGGCTTTGTGCAGAATGGCTACCACGACAACCGCATGAATGGCGGCAACAGGTACAATAGCGGCCCGCCTCGCATGGAGAGAGGCCGGGGTGGCGGAGGTTACCGTGGTGGCAGGGGCGGGTCCTACAACCCTGTCCAGCCCATGCAAAACGCCGGAGGGTTTGGCGGTTATGACAACAAAGATGTCGGTGGCTGGAACACCACTAAAGACGCCTACACCAGCTTTGGCGCGCGTCCTGACAGGGGGAAATCTGCTTTCTTCAACAATGGCACAAATGTTTCCCGTGGAAG TTACCCGCGTGGAGGGTTTGGGGGCGGTGGAAACAGCCGCTGGGTGGAGGAGCCCAGGGACGATGAGGACTGGTCCAAACCCACTCAGGCCAACGAGCGCCTGGAACA GGAGCTGTTCGCTGGAGGTAACACAGGGATTAACTTTGACAATTACGACGACATTCCCGTTGAGGCCACAGGCCAAAACTGCCCACATCACATTGACAGT TTCCAGGATGTAGAGATGGGGGAGATCATCATGGGTAACATTGCCTTGACCCGCTACACCCGACCGACTCCGGTTCAGAAGTACGCCATTCCAATCATCAAGAACAAGAGAGACCTTATGGCCTGCGCACAGACGG GCTCTGGTAAGACTGCAGCGTTCCTGTTGCCAGTGCTGAGTCAAATCTATACTGAAGGCCCAGGAGAGGCCCTCGCTGCCCAGAAATCTGGAGGGCAGGACAATGGGAAGTACGGTCGTCGTAAGCAGTACCCCCTCTCTCTGGTTCTGGCCCCCACCAGAGAACTGGCCCTGCAGATCTACGAAGAGGCCAGGAAG TTTGCGTACCGGTCTCGTGTACGTCCCTGTGTGGTGTACGGAGGGGCTGACATCGGCCAGCAgatcagagacctggagagaggctgccacctgctggtggCCACACCCGGACGCCTGGTGGACATGATGGAGAGGGGCAAGATTGGCCTTGACTACTGCAA CTACTTGGTGCTGGACGAGGCTGACAGGATGTTGGACATGGGTTTCGAGCCCCAGATCCGACGCATCGTGGAGCAGGACACTATGCCCCCTAAAGGAATCCGCCAGACTATGATGTTCAGCGCCACCTTCCCCAAGGAGatccag ATCCTGGCACGTGACTTCCTGGAGGAGTACATCTTCCTGGCAGTGGGGCGTGTGGGATCCACCTCGGAGAACATCACACAGAAGGTGGTGTGGGTGGAGGACGGTGACAAGAGGTCCTTCCTCCTGGACCTGCTCAATGCCACAG GTAAAGACTCCCTGACGCTGGTGTTTGTGGAGACCAAGAAGGGTGCAGATGCCCTGGAGGACTTCCTGTACCGCGAGGGCTACGCCTGCACCAGCATCCACGGGGACCGCTCCCAGAGGGATAGGGAGGAGGCACTGCACCAGTTCCGCTCGGGACGCTGCCCCATCCTCGTCGCCACAGCC GTGGCTGCACGTGGCCTGGACATCTCTAATGTAAAGCACGTCATCAACTTTGACCTGCCCAGTGACATAGAGGAGTATGTCCACCGTATTGGTCGTACTGGACGCGTAGGCAACCTGG GCCTGGCGACGTCGTTCTTCAACGATAAGAACGGCAACATCACCAAGGACCTTCTGGACATCCTGGTGGAGGCTAAACAGGAAGTGCCCTCCTGGTTGGAGAGCCTGGCTTATGAGCACCAGCACAAGAGCAACACCCGCGGGCGCTCTAAGAG GTTCAGCTCTGGTGGCTTTGGTGCCAGGGACTACCGTCAGACCAGCGGTGGCAGCAGCAGCACTGGAGGGTTCGGGGGTCGTGGTGGACGCCAGCCCAGTGGGCACGGAGGAAACCGTGGGTTCGGCGGTGGCGGTG GTGGCTTCGGAGGCAACTTCTACAGTAGCGACGGCTATGGAGGAAGCTACACCCACCAAGGGGGAGTGGACTGGTGGGGCAACTAA
- the ddx3xb gene encoding DEAD-box helicase 3 X-linked b isoform X1, giving the protein MSHVAVENVHGLEQQLAVLGLNNADGQGGGTGRTCYIPPHLRNKEASKNADAFSRQSTFSMAPGSYTPGGWDGGRNNGFVQNGYHDNRMNGGNRYNSGPPRMERGRGGGGYRGGRGGSYNPVQPMQNAGGFGGYDNKDVGGWNTTKDAYTSFGARPDRGKSAFFNNGTNVSRGSYPRGGFGGGGNSRWVEEPRDDEDWSKPTQANERLEQELFAGGNTGINFDNYDDIPVEATGQNCPHHIDSFQDVEMGEIIMGNIALTRYTRPTPVQKYAIPIIKNKRDLMACAQTGSGKTAAFLLPVLSQIYTEGPGEALAAQKSGGQDNGKYGRRKQYPLSLVLAPTRELALQIYEEARKFAYRSRVRPCVVYGGADIGQQIRDLERGCHLLVATPGRLVDMMERGKIGLDYCNYLVLDEADRMLDMGFEPQIRRIVEQDTMPPKGIRQTMMFSATFPKEIQILARDFLEEYIFLAVGRVGSTSENITQKVVWVEDGDKRSFLLDLLNATVIPSEVQDNAGENIEKPGKDSLTLVFVETKKGADALEDFLYREGYACTSIHGDRSQRDREEALHQFRSGRCPILVATAVAARGLDISNVKHVINFDLPSDIEEYVHRIGRTGRVGNLGLATSFFNDKNGNITKDLLDILVEAKQEVPSWLESLAYEHQHKSNTRGRSKRFSSGGFGARDYRQTSGGSSSTGGFGGRGGRQPSGHGGNRGFGGGGGGFGGNFYSSDGYGGSYTHQGGVDWWGN; this is encoded by the exons ATACTCCTGGCGGTTGGGATGGGGGACGCAACAATGGCTTTGTGCAGAATGGCTACCACGACAACCGCATGAATGGCGGCAACAGGTACAATAGCGGCCCGCCTCGCATGGAGAGAGGCCGGGGTGGCGGAGGTTACCGTGGTGGCAGGGGCGGGTCCTACAACCCTGTCCAGCCCATGCAAAACGCCGGAGGGTTTGGCGGTTATGACAACAAAGATGTCGGTGGCTGGAACACCACTAAAGACGCCTACACCAGCTTTGGCGCGCGTCCTGACAGGGGGAAATCTGCTTTCTTCAACAATGGCACAAATGTTTCCCGTGGAAG TTACCCGCGTGGAGGGTTTGGGGGCGGTGGAAACAGCCGCTGGGTGGAGGAGCCCAGGGACGATGAGGACTGGTCCAAACCCACTCAGGCCAACGAGCGCCTGGAACA GGAGCTGTTCGCTGGAGGTAACACAGGGATTAACTTTGACAATTACGACGACATTCCCGTTGAGGCCACAGGCCAAAACTGCCCACATCACATTGACAGT TTCCAGGATGTAGAGATGGGGGAGATCATCATGGGTAACATTGCCTTGACCCGCTACACCCGACCGACTCCGGTTCAGAAGTACGCCATTCCAATCATCAAGAACAAGAGAGACCTTATGGCCTGCGCACAGACGG GCTCTGGTAAGACTGCAGCGTTCCTGTTGCCAGTGCTGAGTCAAATCTATACTGAAGGCCCAGGAGAGGCCCTCGCTGCCCAGAAATCTGGAGGGCAGGACAATGGGAAGTACGGTCGTCGTAAGCAGTACCCCCTCTCTCTGGTTCTGGCCCCCACCAGAGAACTGGCCCTGCAGATCTACGAAGAGGCCAGGAAG TTTGCGTACCGGTCTCGTGTACGTCCCTGTGTGGTGTACGGAGGGGCTGACATCGGCCAGCAgatcagagacctggagagaggctgccacctgctggtggCCACACCCGGACGCCTGGTGGACATGATGGAGAGGGGCAAGATTGGCCTTGACTACTGCAA CTACTTGGTGCTGGACGAGGCTGACAGGATGTTGGACATGGGTTTCGAGCCCCAGATCCGACGCATCGTGGAGCAGGACACTATGCCCCCTAAAGGAATCCGCCAGACTATGATGTTCAGCGCCACCTTCCCCAAGGAGatccag ATCCTGGCACGTGACTTCCTGGAGGAGTACATCTTCCTGGCAGTGGGGCGTGTGGGATCCACCTCGGAGAACATCACACAGAAGGTGGTGTGGGTGGAGGACGGTGACAAGAGGTCCTTCCTCCTGGACCTGCTCAATGCCACAG TCATTCCAAGCGAGGTTCAGGACAATGCAGGTGAAAACATAGAGAAACCTG GTAAAGACTCCCTGACGCTGGTGTTTGTGGAGACCAAGAAGGGTGCAGATGCCCTGGAGGACTTCCTGTACCGCGAGGGCTACGCCTGCACCAGCATCCACGGGGACCGCTCCCAGAGGGATAGGGAGGAGGCACTGCACCAGTTCCGCTCGGGACGCTGCCCCATCCTCGTCGCCACAGCC GTGGCTGCACGTGGCCTGGACATCTCTAATGTAAAGCACGTCATCAACTTTGACCTGCCCAGTGACATAGAGGAGTATGTCCACCGTATTGGTCGTACTGGACGCGTAGGCAACCTGG GCCTGGCGACGTCGTTCTTCAACGATAAGAACGGCAACATCACCAAGGACCTTCTGGACATCCTGGTGGAGGCTAAACAGGAAGTGCCCTCCTGGTTGGAGAGCCTGGCTTATGAGCACCAGCACAAGAGCAACACCCGCGGGCGCTCTAAGAG GTTCAGCTCTGGTGGCTTTGGTGCCAGGGACTACCGTCAGACCAGCGGTGGCAGCAGCAGCACTGGAGGGTTCGGGGGTCGTGGTGGACGCCAGCCCAGTGGGCACGGAGGAAACCGTGGGTTCGGCGGTGGCGGTG GTGGCTTCGGAGGCAACTTCTACAGTAGCGACGGCTATGGAGGAAGCTACACCCACCAAGGGGGAGTGGACTGGTGGGGCAACTAA
- the ddx3xb gene encoding DEAD-box helicase 3 X-linked b isoform X2, which yields MSHVAVENVHGLEQQLAVLGLNNADGQGGGTGRTCYIPPHLRNKEASKNDTPGGWDGGRNNGFVQNGYHDNRMNGGNRYNSGPPRMERGRGGGGYRGGRGGSYNPVQPMQNAGGFGGYDNKDVGGWNTTKDAYTSFGARPDRGKSAFFNNGTNVSRGSYPRGGFGGGGNSRWVEEPRDDEDWSKPTQANERLEQELFAGGNTGINFDNYDDIPVEATGQNCPHHIDSFQDVEMGEIIMGNIALTRYTRPTPVQKYAIPIIKNKRDLMACAQTGSGKTAAFLLPVLSQIYTEGPGEALAAQKSGGQDNGKYGRRKQYPLSLVLAPTRELALQIYEEARKFAYRSRVRPCVVYGGADIGQQIRDLERGCHLLVATPGRLVDMMERGKIGLDYCNYLVLDEADRMLDMGFEPQIRRIVEQDTMPPKGIRQTMMFSATFPKEIQILARDFLEEYIFLAVGRVGSTSENITQKVVWVEDGDKRSFLLDLLNATVIPSEVQDNAGENIEKPGKDSLTLVFVETKKGADALEDFLYREGYACTSIHGDRSQRDREEALHQFRSGRCPILVATAVAARGLDISNVKHVINFDLPSDIEEYVHRIGRTGRVGNLGLATSFFNDKNGNITKDLLDILVEAKQEVPSWLESLAYEHQHKSNTRGRSKRFSSGGFGARDYRQTSGGSSSTGGFGGRGGRQPSGHGGNRGFGGGGGGFGGNFYSSDGYGGSYTHQGGVDWWGN from the exons ATACTCCTGGCGGTTGGGATGGGGGACGCAACAATGGCTTTGTGCAGAATGGCTACCACGACAACCGCATGAATGGCGGCAACAGGTACAATAGCGGCCCGCCTCGCATGGAGAGAGGCCGGGGTGGCGGAGGTTACCGTGGTGGCAGGGGCGGGTCCTACAACCCTGTCCAGCCCATGCAAAACGCCGGAGGGTTTGGCGGTTATGACAACAAAGATGTCGGTGGCTGGAACACCACTAAAGACGCCTACACCAGCTTTGGCGCGCGTCCTGACAGGGGGAAATCTGCTTTCTTCAACAATGGCACAAATGTTTCCCGTGGAAG TTACCCGCGTGGAGGGTTTGGGGGCGGTGGAAACAGCCGCTGGGTGGAGGAGCCCAGGGACGATGAGGACTGGTCCAAACCCACTCAGGCCAACGAGCGCCTGGAACA GGAGCTGTTCGCTGGAGGTAACACAGGGATTAACTTTGACAATTACGACGACATTCCCGTTGAGGCCACAGGCCAAAACTGCCCACATCACATTGACAGT TTCCAGGATGTAGAGATGGGGGAGATCATCATGGGTAACATTGCCTTGACCCGCTACACCCGACCGACTCCGGTTCAGAAGTACGCCATTCCAATCATCAAGAACAAGAGAGACCTTATGGCCTGCGCACAGACGG GCTCTGGTAAGACTGCAGCGTTCCTGTTGCCAGTGCTGAGTCAAATCTATACTGAAGGCCCAGGAGAGGCCCTCGCTGCCCAGAAATCTGGAGGGCAGGACAATGGGAAGTACGGTCGTCGTAAGCAGTACCCCCTCTCTCTGGTTCTGGCCCCCACCAGAGAACTGGCCCTGCAGATCTACGAAGAGGCCAGGAAG TTTGCGTACCGGTCTCGTGTACGTCCCTGTGTGGTGTACGGAGGGGCTGACATCGGCCAGCAgatcagagacctggagagaggctgccacctgctggtggCCACACCCGGACGCCTGGTGGACATGATGGAGAGGGGCAAGATTGGCCTTGACTACTGCAA CTACTTGGTGCTGGACGAGGCTGACAGGATGTTGGACATGGGTTTCGAGCCCCAGATCCGACGCATCGTGGAGCAGGACACTATGCCCCCTAAAGGAATCCGCCAGACTATGATGTTCAGCGCCACCTTCCCCAAGGAGatccag ATCCTGGCACGTGACTTCCTGGAGGAGTACATCTTCCTGGCAGTGGGGCGTGTGGGATCCACCTCGGAGAACATCACACAGAAGGTGGTGTGGGTGGAGGACGGTGACAAGAGGTCCTTCCTCCTGGACCTGCTCAATGCCACAG TCATTCCAAGCGAGGTTCAGGACAATGCAGGTGAAAACATAGAGAAACCTG GTAAAGACTCCCTGACGCTGGTGTTTGTGGAGACCAAGAAGGGTGCAGATGCCCTGGAGGACTTCCTGTACCGCGAGGGCTACGCCTGCACCAGCATCCACGGGGACCGCTCCCAGAGGGATAGGGAGGAGGCACTGCACCAGTTCCGCTCGGGACGCTGCCCCATCCTCGTCGCCACAGCC GTGGCTGCACGTGGCCTGGACATCTCTAATGTAAAGCACGTCATCAACTTTGACCTGCCCAGTGACATAGAGGAGTATGTCCACCGTATTGGTCGTACTGGACGCGTAGGCAACCTGG GCCTGGCGACGTCGTTCTTCAACGATAAGAACGGCAACATCACCAAGGACCTTCTGGACATCCTGGTGGAGGCTAAACAGGAAGTGCCCTCCTGGTTGGAGAGCCTGGCTTATGAGCACCAGCACAAGAGCAACACCCGCGGGCGCTCTAAGAG GTTCAGCTCTGGTGGCTTTGGTGCCAGGGACTACCGTCAGACCAGCGGTGGCAGCAGCAGCACTGGAGGGTTCGGGGGTCGTGGTGGACGCCAGCCCAGTGGGCACGGAGGAAACCGTGGGTTCGGCGGTGGCGGTG GTGGCTTCGGAGGCAACTTCTACAGTAGCGACGGCTATGGAGGAAGCTACACCCACCAAGGGGGAGTGGACTGGTGGGGCAACTAA
- the ddx3xb gene encoding DEAD-box helicase 3 X-linked b isoform X4 yields the protein MSHVAVENVHGLEQQLAVLGLNNADGQGGGTGRTCYIPPHLRNKEASKNDTPGGWDGGRNNGFVQNGYHDNRMNGGNRYNSGPPRMERGRGGGGYRGGRGGSYNPVQPMQNAGGFGGYDNKDVGGWNTTKDAYTSFGARPDRGKSAFFNNGTNVSRGSYPRGGFGGGGNSRWVEEPRDDEDWSKPTQANERLEQELFAGGNTGINFDNYDDIPVEATGQNCPHHIDSFQDVEMGEIIMGNIALTRYTRPTPVQKYAIPIIKNKRDLMACAQTGSGKTAAFLLPVLSQIYTEGPGEALAAQKSGGQDNGKYGRRKQYPLSLVLAPTRELALQIYEEARKFAYRSRVRPCVVYGGADIGQQIRDLERGCHLLVATPGRLVDMMERGKIGLDYCNYLVLDEADRMLDMGFEPQIRRIVEQDTMPPKGIRQTMMFSATFPKEIQILARDFLEEYIFLAVGRVGSTSENITQKVVWVEDGDKRSFLLDLLNATGKDSLTLVFVETKKGADALEDFLYREGYACTSIHGDRSQRDREEALHQFRSGRCPILVATAVAARGLDISNVKHVINFDLPSDIEEYVHRIGRTGRVGNLGLATSFFNDKNGNITKDLLDILVEAKQEVPSWLESLAYEHQHKSNTRGRSKRFSSGGFGARDYRQTSGGSSSTGGFGGRGGRQPSGHGGNRGFGGGGGGFGGNFYSSDGYGGSYTHQGGVDWWGN from the exons ATACTCCTGGCGGTTGGGATGGGGGACGCAACAATGGCTTTGTGCAGAATGGCTACCACGACAACCGCATGAATGGCGGCAACAGGTACAATAGCGGCCCGCCTCGCATGGAGAGAGGCCGGGGTGGCGGAGGTTACCGTGGTGGCAGGGGCGGGTCCTACAACCCTGTCCAGCCCATGCAAAACGCCGGAGGGTTTGGCGGTTATGACAACAAAGATGTCGGTGGCTGGAACACCACTAAAGACGCCTACACCAGCTTTGGCGCGCGTCCTGACAGGGGGAAATCTGCTTTCTTCAACAATGGCACAAATGTTTCCCGTGGAAG TTACCCGCGTGGAGGGTTTGGGGGCGGTGGAAACAGCCGCTGGGTGGAGGAGCCCAGGGACGATGAGGACTGGTCCAAACCCACTCAGGCCAACGAGCGCCTGGAACA GGAGCTGTTCGCTGGAGGTAACACAGGGATTAACTTTGACAATTACGACGACATTCCCGTTGAGGCCACAGGCCAAAACTGCCCACATCACATTGACAGT TTCCAGGATGTAGAGATGGGGGAGATCATCATGGGTAACATTGCCTTGACCCGCTACACCCGACCGACTCCGGTTCAGAAGTACGCCATTCCAATCATCAAGAACAAGAGAGACCTTATGGCCTGCGCACAGACGG GCTCTGGTAAGACTGCAGCGTTCCTGTTGCCAGTGCTGAGTCAAATCTATACTGAAGGCCCAGGAGAGGCCCTCGCTGCCCAGAAATCTGGAGGGCAGGACAATGGGAAGTACGGTCGTCGTAAGCAGTACCCCCTCTCTCTGGTTCTGGCCCCCACCAGAGAACTGGCCCTGCAGATCTACGAAGAGGCCAGGAAG TTTGCGTACCGGTCTCGTGTACGTCCCTGTGTGGTGTACGGAGGGGCTGACATCGGCCAGCAgatcagagacctggagagaggctgccacctgctggtggCCACACCCGGACGCCTGGTGGACATGATGGAGAGGGGCAAGATTGGCCTTGACTACTGCAA CTACTTGGTGCTGGACGAGGCTGACAGGATGTTGGACATGGGTTTCGAGCCCCAGATCCGACGCATCGTGGAGCAGGACACTATGCCCCCTAAAGGAATCCGCCAGACTATGATGTTCAGCGCCACCTTCCCCAAGGAGatccag ATCCTGGCACGTGACTTCCTGGAGGAGTACATCTTCCTGGCAGTGGGGCGTGTGGGATCCACCTCGGAGAACATCACACAGAAGGTGGTGTGGGTGGAGGACGGTGACAAGAGGTCCTTCCTCCTGGACCTGCTCAATGCCACAG GTAAAGACTCCCTGACGCTGGTGTTTGTGGAGACCAAGAAGGGTGCAGATGCCCTGGAGGACTTCCTGTACCGCGAGGGCTACGCCTGCACCAGCATCCACGGGGACCGCTCCCAGAGGGATAGGGAGGAGGCACTGCACCAGTTCCGCTCGGGACGCTGCCCCATCCTCGTCGCCACAGCC GTGGCTGCACGTGGCCTGGACATCTCTAATGTAAAGCACGTCATCAACTTTGACCTGCCCAGTGACATAGAGGAGTATGTCCACCGTATTGGTCGTACTGGACGCGTAGGCAACCTGG GCCTGGCGACGTCGTTCTTCAACGATAAGAACGGCAACATCACCAAGGACCTTCTGGACATCCTGGTGGAGGCTAAACAGGAAGTGCCCTCCTGGTTGGAGAGCCTGGCTTATGAGCACCAGCACAAGAGCAACACCCGCGGGCGCTCTAAGAG GTTCAGCTCTGGTGGCTTTGGTGCCAGGGACTACCGTCAGACCAGCGGTGGCAGCAGCAGCACTGGAGGGTTCGGGGGTCGTGGTGGACGCCAGCCCAGTGGGCACGGAGGAAACCGTGGGTTCGGCGGTGGCGGTG GTGGCTTCGGAGGCAACTTCTACAGTAGCGACGGCTATGGAGGAAGCTACACCCACCAAGGGGGAGTGGACTGGTGGGGCAACTAA
- the ddx3xb gene encoding DEAD-box helicase 3 X-linked b isoform X5, with the protein MSHVAVENVHGLEQQLAVLGLNNADGQGGGTGNTPGGWDGGRNNGFVQNGYHDNRMNGGNRYNSGPPRMERGRGGGGYRGGRGGSYNPVQPMQNAGGFGGYDNKDVGGWNTTKDAYTSFGARPDRGKSAFFNNGTNVSRGSYPRGGFGGGGNSRWVEEPRDDEDWSKPTQANERLEQELFAGGNTGINFDNYDDIPVEATGQNCPHHIDSFQDVEMGEIIMGNIALTRYTRPTPVQKYAIPIIKNKRDLMACAQTGSGKTAAFLLPVLSQIYTEGPGEALAAQKSGGQDNGKYGRRKQYPLSLVLAPTRELALQIYEEARKFAYRSRVRPCVVYGGADIGQQIRDLERGCHLLVATPGRLVDMMERGKIGLDYCNYLVLDEADRMLDMGFEPQIRRIVEQDTMPPKGIRQTMMFSATFPKEIQILARDFLEEYIFLAVGRVGSTSENITQKVVWVEDGDKRSFLLDLLNATVIPSEVQDNAGENIEKPGKDSLTLVFVETKKGADALEDFLYREGYACTSIHGDRSQRDREEALHQFRSGRCPILVATAVAARGLDISNVKHVINFDLPSDIEEYVHRIGRTGRVGNLGLATSFFNDKNGNITKDLLDILVEAKQEVPSWLESLAYEHQHKSNTRGRSKRFSSGGFGARDYRQTSGGSSSTGGFGGRGGRQPSGHGGNRGFGGGGGGFGGNFYSSDGYGGSYTHQGGVDWWGN; encoded by the exons ATACTCCTGGCGGTTGGGATGGGGGACGCAACAATGGCTTTGTGCAGAATGGCTACCACGACAACCGCATGAATGGCGGCAACAGGTACAATAGCGGCCCGCCTCGCATGGAGAGAGGCCGGGGTGGCGGAGGTTACCGTGGTGGCAGGGGCGGGTCCTACAACCCTGTCCAGCCCATGCAAAACGCCGGAGGGTTTGGCGGTTATGACAACAAAGATGTCGGTGGCTGGAACACCACTAAAGACGCCTACACCAGCTTTGGCGCGCGTCCTGACAGGGGGAAATCTGCTTTCTTCAACAATGGCACAAATGTTTCCCGTGGAAG TTACCCGCGTGGAGGGTTTGGGGGCGGTGGAAACAGCCGCTGGGTGGAGGAGCCCAGGGACGATGAGGACTGGTCCAAACCCACTCAGGCCAACGAGCGCCTGGAACA GGAGCTGTTCGCTGGAGGTAACACAGGGATTAACTTTGACAATTACGACGACATTCCCGTTGAGGCCACAGGCCAAAACTGCCCACATCACATTGACAGT TTCCAGGATGTAGAGATGGGGGAGATCATCATGGGTAACATTGCCTTGACCCGCTACACCCGACCGACTCCGGTTCAGAAGTACGCCATTCCAATCATCAAGAACAAGAGAGACCTTATGGCCTGCGCACAGACGG GCTCTGGTAAGACTGCAGCGTTCCTGTTGCCAGTGCTGAGTCAAATCTATACTGAAGGCCCAGGAGAGGCCCTCGCTGCCCAGAAATCTGGAGGGCAGGACAATGGGAAGTACGGTCGTCGTAAGCAGTACCCCCTCTCTCTGGTTCTGGCCCCCACCAGAGAACTGGCCCTGCAGATCTACGAAGAGGCCAGGAAG TTTGCGTACCGGTCTCGTGTACGTCCCTGTGTGGTGTACGGAGGGGCTGACATCGGCCAGCAgatcagagacctggagagaggctgccacctgctggtggCCACACCCGGACGCCTGGTGGACATGATGGAGAGGGGCAAGATTGGCCTTGACTACTGCAA CTACTTGGTGCTGGACGAGGCTGACAGGATGTTGGACATGGGTTTCGAGCCCCAGATCCGACGCATCGTGGAGCAGGACACTATGCCCCCTAAAGGAATCCGCCAGACTATGATGTTCAGCGCCACCTTCCCCAAGGAGatccag ATCCTGGCACGTGACTTCCTGGAGGAGTACATCTTCCTGGCAGTGGGGCGTGTGGGATCCACCTCGGAGAACATCACACAGAAGGTGGTGTGGGTGGAGGACGGTGACAAGAGGTCCTTCCTCCTGGACCTGCTCAATGCCACAG TCATTCCAAGCGAGGTTCAGGACAATGCAGGTGAAAACATAGAGAAACCTG GTAAAGACTCCCTGACGCTGGTGTTTGTGGAGACCAAGAAGGGTGCAGATGCCCTGGAGGACTTCCTGTACCGCGAGGGCTACGCCTGCACCAGCATCCACGGGGACCGCTCCCAGAGGGATAGGGAGGAGGCACTGCACCAGTTCCGCTCGGGACGCTGCCCCATCCTCGTCGCCACAGCC GTGGCTGCACGTGGCCTGGACATCTCTAATGTAAAGCACGTCATCAACTTTGACCTGCCCAGTGACATAGAGGAGTATGTCCACCGTATTGGTCGTACTGGACGCGTAGGCAACCTGG GCCTGGCGACGTCGTTCTTCAACGATAAGAACGGCAACATCACCAAGGACCTTCTGGACATCCTGGTGGAGGCTAAACAGGAAGTGCCCTCCTGGTTGGAGAGCCTGGCTTATGAGCACCAGCACAAGAGCAACACCCGCGGGCGCTCTAAGAG GTTCAGCTCTGGTGGCTTTGGTGCCAGGGACTACCGTCAGACCAGCGGTGGCAGCAGCAGCACTGGAGGGTTCGGGGGTCGTGGTGGACGCCAGCCCAGTGGGCACGGAGGAAACCGTGGGTTCGGCGGTGGCGGTG GTGGCTTCGGAGGCAACTTCTACAGTAGCGACGGCTATGGAGGAAGCTACACCCACCAAGGGGGAGTGGACTGGTGGGGCAACTAA